In Vitis riparia cultivar Riparia Gloire de Montpellier isolate 1030 chromosome 19, EGFV_Vit.rip_1.0, whole genome shotgun sequence, the following proteins share a genomic window:
- the LOC117908601 gene encoding NAC transcription factor 56, translating into MESTDSSSGSPQPQLPPGFRFHPTDEELVVHYLKKKASSAPLPVAIIAEVDLYKFDPWELPAKASFGEQEWYFFSPRDRKYPNGARPNRAATSGYWKATGTDKPVLTSGGTQKVGVKKALVFYGGKPPKGIKTNWIMHEYRLADNKVNTKPPGCDMGNKKNSLRLDDWVLCRIYKKNNTHRTLDPDKDDSMDDMLGPVPSSISMGQQSLKLQFPKVPNYSALLENEQSLFEGMINSDGINSSGTISQLACSSSKPDHLSLVTATTSSILPLKRTLPSLYWNDDDTAGPSTTKRFQAENTDGNIGRTSDGNNSIATLLSQLPQTPSLHQQSMLGSLGEGVFRQPFQLPGMNWYA; encoded by the exons ATGGAGAGCACCGATTCATCTTCGGGCTCGCCGCAGCCGCAGCTTCCACCGGGGTTCCGCTTTCACCCCACCGATGAAGAGTTAGTAGTTCACTATCTGAAGAAGAAGGCCTCATCTGCTCCTCTTCCGGTCGCCATAATCGCAGAGGTTGATCTCTATAAGTTTGATCCCTGGGAACTCCCTG CGAAGGCTAGTTTTGGAGAACAGGAATGGTACTTCTTCAGCCCTAGAGACCGGAAGTACCCAAACGGGGCTCGGCCTAATCGAGCGGCGACTTCTGGTTATTGGAAGGCGACGGGGACGGACAAGCCGGTGTTGACCTCTGGGGGTACTCAGAAGGTGGGTGTGAAGAAGGCGCTGGTTTTCTATGGAGGGAAGCCCCCAAAGGGGATCAAAACCAATTGGATCATGCATGAGTACAGGCTTGCTGACAACAAGGTTAACACAAAGCCTCCCGGATGCGATATGGGCAACAAGAAGAACTCTTTGCGG CTTGATGATTGGGTGCTATGTCGAATCTACAAGAAGAACAACACGCATAGAACGCTGGATCCTGACAAGGATGACTCCATGGACGACATGCTTGGGCCGGTGCCGAGCTCGATCTCGATGGGGCAACAAAGCCTGAAACTGCAGTTCCCAAAGGTCCCAAACTACAGTGCATTGCTAGAAAATGAGCAGAGCCTGTTTGAAGGGATGATAAACAGCGATGGTATCAACAGTTCCGGCACTATTTCTCAGCTCGCCTGCTCAAGCTCAAAGCCGGATCACCTCTCCTTGGTTACAGCCACAACATCAAGCATCCTCCCTCTGAAGCGAACGCTCCCTTCTCTATACTGGAACGATGATGATACTGCCGGTCCTTCCACGACAAAGAGGTTCCAAGCCGAAAACACAGATGGAAACATTGGTAGAACATCTGATGGGAACAATTCCATCGCCACTCTGCTCAGCCAGCTTCCGCAGACTCCTTCATTGCACCAACAGTCAATGCTGGGGTCTCTTGGCGAAGGCGTTTTCCGGCAACCCTTTCAACTCCCTGGCATGAATTGGTATGCTTAG